A stretch of the Desulfobacter sp. genome encodes the following:
- a CDS encoding DUF4062 domain-containing protein, translated as MEIRLKNTRQNREIRVFISSTFLDMQKERDYLLKNSFLKLKALCEKRSVSFKEVDLRWGITEEESRQGRVLPICLEEINHCRPYFIGLLGERYGWVPDQIPKQVVDQEKWVKKHRHKSVTELEILHGVLNDPHMAEHAFFYFRDPDVLNSLPEQERSRYEERPSPEDIQRLGLKKAVNQSSQKKKQLAQLKHQIRKSGFKVRENFKSLRELGALVEKDLISIINAKFPEDEENLSEHTLEAIAQETFCIQKSEIYIGGEKYFEQLNALIDQENPFINISGESGVGKSAFLAAWVSRAPAKYPGTIWLTHFVGASSRSSDYKQILKRFIHELAGRYHLSVDLPQDLKDIHLIFQRVLEKIPKTFRVVILIDSLNTLSAQGLSKGAHSHFPGYTAGTGLCMFAICFRQFQRPAL; from the coding sequence ATGGAAATCAGATTAAAAAACACCAGACAAAACAGAGAAATCCGGGTTTTTATATCCTCCACCTTTCTTGATATGCAAAAAGAAAGGGATTATCTGTTGAAAAACAGTTTTTTGAAACTCAAAGCCCTTTGCGAAAAACGATCTGTTTCTTTTAAAGAGGTTGATCTGCGCTGGGGAATCACGGAAGAGGAAAGCCGCCAGGGGCGGGTGCTGCCCATCTGTCTGGAGGAAATCAACCATTGCCGCCCCTATTTTATAGGATTGTTGGGGGAACGGTACGGCTGGGTGCCTGACCAGATTCCAAAACAGGTGGTTGACCAGGAAAAATGGGTCAAAAAACACAGGCACAAGTCTGTAACCGAACTTGAAATTCTCCACGGGGTTTTAAATGATCCCCATATGGCGGAACATGCCTTTTTTTATTTTCGGGACCCCGATGTTCTCAACAGCCTTCCTGAGCAGGAACGCAGTCGTTATGAGGAACGGCCTTCCCCTGAAGATATCCAAAGGCTGGGCCTTAAAAAGGCGGTCAATCAATCCAGTCAAAAAAAAAAGCAGCTTGCCCAACTAAAGCATCAGATCAGGAAAAGCGGTTTTAAGGTTCGGGAAAATTTTAAATCCCTACGGGAATTAGGAGCGCTTGTTGAAAAGGATTTAATTTCCATAATCAATGCCAAGTTTCCTGAAGATGAAGAAAATTTGAGTGAACACACTCTTGAAGCCATTGCCCAAGAGACTTTTTGTATCCAAAAGTCAGAGATTTATATTGGCGGGGAAAAATATTTTGAGCAGTTAAATGCACTCATTGACCAGGAAAATCCGTTTATCAATATCTCGGGTGAATCCGGGGTGGGCAAATCCGCATTTTTGGCTGCCTGGGTATCCCGGGCCCCGGCAAAATATCCAGGGACGATATGGCTGACCCATTTTGTCGGGGCCTCAAGCCGGAGCAGCGATTATAAGCAGATATTAAAACGGTTTATCCATGAACTTGCGGGCCGGTATCATTTATCCGTTGATCTGCCCCAGGATTTAAAAGATATTCACCTGATCTTTCAAAGGGTTTTGGAAAAGATTCCCAAAACCTTTCGAGTTGTCATCCTGATTGATTCGCTTAATACGCTTTCTGCCCAAGGCCTTTCCAAAGGGGCGCATTCCCATTTTCCCGGTTATACCGCTGGCACTGGATTGTGCATGTTTGCCATCTGCTTCAGGCAGTTCCAACGCCCTGCTTTATAA
- a CDS encoding GTP pyrophosphokinase produces MIGILGFPKDGSGWEYIHHPLRVMMKMDSQEEMIAAVFHDAVEDSQFTLDELARLGFIKNILDAIFCQTRSQGQEIYEQSMSKVKENALAVKAKLADLEGNMDIRRFKKNKGLRFVPVTKISQHMG; encoded by the coding sequence ATGATTGGGATACTAGGTTTCCCAAAGGATGGTTCCGGCTGGGAATATATTCATCATCCCCTGCGGGTAATGATGAAAATGGACAGCCAAGAAGAGATGATTGCAGCGGTTTTTCATGATGCTGTTGAGGATTCCCAATTCACCCTTGATGAATTGGCCCGGCTCGGGTTTATCAAGAACATTTTGGATGCAATCTTTTGCCAGACACGGAGCCAGGGTCAGGAAATCTATGAACAGAGCATGTCAAAAGTCAAAGAAAATGCCCTGGCCGTTAAAGCGAAACTGGCAGACCTTGAGGGCAATATGGATATCAGAAGATTTAAAAAAAATAAGGGACTAAGATTTGTCCCGGTTACAAAAATATCGCAGCACATGGGATGA
- a CDS encoding antibiotic biosynthesis monooxygenase: MAVSIIIKRSVKNQDIASQLAPFIVQMRSRAAVQPGFITGQTFSCLDCQGEYLVISTWNTLEDWNKWMHSQERKNIQNQVDELLGEKTVYRYYEPVVGGIPPRFQEEYPAGS, from the coding sequence ATGGCAGTTTCCATTATTATCAAACGTTCTGTAAAGAATCAGGACATCGCATCCCAACTGGCGCCCTTTATTGTTCAGATGAGGTCCAGGGCTGCGGTACAGCCGGGGTTTATCACCGGCCAGACCTTTTCATGCCTGGACTGCCAGGGGGAATATCTGGTCATCAGTACCTGGAACACTCTGGAAGACTGGAACAAATGGATGCACAGCCAAGAACGGAAAAACATCCAGAACCAGGTGGATGAACTTCTAGGCGAAAAAACCGTTTACCGGTATTATGAACCTGTGGTAGGGGGAATTCCCCCAAGGTTTCAAGAGGAATACCCGGCCGGATCATAG